In the Novosphingobium sp. 9 genome, one interval contains:
- a CDS encoding DMT family transporter — translation MTASAPRLHAPQPHTLAAVLAVIAGIATFSGMDAAIKSASLAVGVYSALLGRNILGTLLTLPLWLAAGRPMPTLAVLLRVHAFRALLTSAMAALFFYGLVRLPMAEGMAISFISPILALYFAAAMLGERIRPRAIWASLLGILGVVVIASGRLGTGHADVESLKGVIAILLSATFYAANLAVQRKQALVAGPVEVALFQNLGVTLIFLVFSPFLWTMPQPGTWADILAAAALATAALMLLSWGYARAEAQVLVPIEYTAFLWAALLGWLMFDERVDSLTIAGTVLIVLGCWVGTRGKPSHDGVAPASAPDAPPLT, via the coding sequence ATGACTGCCTCTGCCCCCCGCCTCCATGCCCCGCAGCCGCACACTCTGGCGGCGGTTCTGGCCGTGATCGCCGGTATCGCGACGTTCAGCGGCATGGACGCCGCGATCAAGAGCGCCTCGCTGGCGGTGGGTGTCTACAGCGCGCTTCTGGGCCGTAACATACTGGGAACATTGCTGACCCTGCCACTGTGGCTGGCCGCCGGACGCCCCATGCCCACGCTGGCCGTGCTGCTGCGCGTCCACGCCTTCCGCGCCCTTCTCACATCCGCGATGGCCGCGCTGTTCTTCTACGGCCTCGTCCGGCTGCCGATGGCCGAGGGCATGGCGATTTCATTTATCTCACCTATCCTTGCACTTTATTTTGCCGCTGCGATGCTGGGAGAGCGCATCCGCCCCCGTGCGATCTGGGCCTCGCTGCTCGGAATCCTCGGCGTGGTCGTGATCGCCTCGGGCCGTCTCGGCACCGGTCATGCCGATGTCGAGAGCCTGAAAGGCGTGATCGCAATACTTCTGTCTGCAACTTTTTACGCCGCCAATCTGGCGGTCCAGCGCAAGCAGGCGCTGGTGGCGGGGCCGGTGGAAGTCGCGCTGTTCCAGAACCTTGGCGTAACCCTGATTTTCCTTGTTTTCTCGCCATTTCTCTGGACCATGCCGCAGCCCGGAACATGGGCCGATATCCTCGCCGCAGCGGCTCTGGCAACCGCCGCGCTGATGCTTTTGTCATGGGGCTATGCCCGTGCCGAAGCGCAGGTTCTGGTGCCCATCGAATATACCGCTTTCCTCTGGGCCGCGCTGCTCGGCTGGCTGATGTTCGATGAGCGGGTGGACAGCCTCACGATCGCGGGAACCGTGCTGATCGTGCTGGGCTGCTGGGTGGGCACACGGGGCAAGCCGTCCCACGATGGGGTCGCGCCCGCTTCTGCACCCGACGCGCCCCCCTTGACCTGA
- a CDS encoding L,D-transpeptidase family protein, with the protein MAGSVLARKVIPALTVTGLVAQPLVAEAATQRQPADLLPQQMSSPEPTATATPKAKSGSAKAAPAAVATPAPIETSKPVVQPLPAPGTPESANGQIVPVVEPVMSWTVADAKALLKLIRGIGSEGLIPADYQPDALNTAIMGGAGDALDQQASRTFGWLIEDLRDGRTPMTDRVQWFAVDPDQDTTPTEQVMAQALSSHDIAGVVSELAPTIPDYQILKDALAATPKAQVAKRALIQANMDRWRWLKRDLGDVYLITNIPEFQLRLTVKNNIIRTYKTVVGKPGRTATPQLAETVTDVVFNPTWTVPQSISKGEGLAAKVAANPNWAKNNGYKLVQNGTGPAWVVQQPGPNNALGMMKIDMPNPHAIYLHDTPAKSYFNAKVRAFSHGCVRTERAVELGMTMAILGAQMDPEKAAEISRSGKYTKVNMTRTFPVYLVYFTYARNIDGTLTQFDDLYGRDKPVLDSFKAPRQLHTTQRASDEAVIKLDNPL; encoded by the coding sequence ATGGCGGGGTCTGTTCTGGCCCGCAAGGTGATTCCCGCGCTGACCGTGACCGGTCTCGTGGCACAGCCGCTGGTGGCCGAGGCCGCGACTCAGCGCCAGCCGGCGGACCTCCTGCCCCAGCAGATGTCATCGCCCGAGCCGACCGCGACCGCCACGCCCAAGGCGAAGTCGGGCAGCGCGAAGGCCGCTCCGGCTGCGGTGGCGACGCCTGCTCCGATCGAGACCTCGAAGCCCGTGGTCCAGCCGCTTCCGGCACCGGGCACCCCGGAAAGCGCCAATGGTCAGATCGTGCCCGTGGTCGAGCCGGTGATGTCGTGGACGGTGGCGGACGCCAAGGCGCTGCTCAAGCTGATCCGCGGGATCGGTTCGGAAGGCCTGATCCCGGCGGATTACCAGCCCGATGCGCTCAACACCGCGATCATGGGCGGGGCGGGCGACGCGCTCGACCAGCAGGCGAGCCGCACCTTCGGCTGGCTGATCGAGGATCTGCGCGACGGGCGCACGCCGATGACCGATCGCGTGCAGTGGTTCGCGGTCGATCCTGATCAGGACACCACGCCGACCGAACAGGTGATGGCGCAGGCGCTGTCCAGCCATGACATCGCCGGGGTGGTGAGCGAACTGGCGCCGACGATCCCCGACTACCAGATCCTCAAGGACGCGCTGGCCGCCACGCCCAAGGCGCAGGTCGCCAAGCGCGCGCTGATTCAGGCGAACATGGATCGCTGGCGCTGGCTCAAGCGCGATCTGGGTGACGTTTACCTCATCACCAACATCCCCGAGTTCCAGCTGCGCCTGACGGTGAAGAACAACATCATCCGCACCTACAAGACGGTGGTGGGCAAGCCGGGACGCACCGCGACGCCGCAGCTGGCCGAGACGGTGACGGACGTGGTGTTCAACCCGACGTGGACAGTGCCGCAGTCGATCTCGAAGGGTGAAGGGCTCGCCGCCAAGGTTGCCGCCAATCCGAACTGGGCGAAGAACAACGGCTACAAGCTGGTCCAGAACGGCACCGGTCCGGCGTGGGTGGTGCAGCAGCCCGGCCCGAACAACGCGCTGGGCATGATGAAGATCGACATGCCCAACCCGCACGCGATCTATCTCCACGACACGCCCGCCAAGTCCTACTTCAACGCCAAGGTCCGCGCGTTCAGCCACGGCTGCGTGCGTACCGAGCGCGCGGTGGAGCTGGGTATGACGATGGCGATCCTCGGGGCCCAGATGGACCCGGAAAAGGCGGCGGAGATCTCGCGCTCGGGCAAGTACACCAAGGTGAACATGACGCGCACCTTCCCGGTGTACCTTGTCTACTTCACCTATGCCCGCAACATCGACGGCACGCTGACGCAGTTCGACGACCTCTACGGTCGCGACAAGCCGGTGCTCGACAGCTTCAAGGCGCCGCGCCAGCTCCACACTACCCAGCGCGCCAGCGACGAGGCGGTGATCAAGCTGGATAACCCGCTCTGA